The window TGACCGTGGCCGCCGTCGGCCGCAACCCGGCTCACTCAACCTCGTCACGCTCGGCGACCCACAGCACCTGCCGGTGCCGGCCGGTGTCGAGGTGTCGACGTTTCGCCTCATCGGCGTCGGGGCGATCGGGCAAGCCACGGCCCAAACGCTCGCCCTCTCCGGCGTCCGGGGAACCATGGTCGCGGTTGATCCCGAGAAGGTGGTGCTGTCAAACCTGCAGCGCTACGTGCTCACGCGCGACGCGGACGTCGACGCCGCGAAGGTTGAGTTGGTCCGAGAGCGACTGGACCAGTCCACACTCCAGATCCTCCCGGTAGCTGCCATCTGGCACGCGGACCTTGTTGAGGAACAACTGCCAACGTTAGTCGCGGTCGATTCCGCAGAGGCGCGGATCGCTGTCCAGGCGAGCCTGCCTGGACCGATCTACAATGCGTGGACGCAGCCAGCCGACATCGGCTGGTCGCGACACGAGCATTTCGGCGAGGAGCCGTGCCTCGCATGCCTCTACTGGCCGGACCGCAAGCGGCCAAGTCGGCATGAGCAGATTGCCGCCGCGTTCCGTCAGCACCCGCTGCGGGTTCTAGTCTACCTCCTCCGGCGCTTACCCGTCGGCTTGCCGGTACCGCCGGGCGGGATCCCTGTCGTGCCCGGACTAGACGCCCCGGCCGACGCTGATCGATGGCTCCAGACGGCGCTCGTCGACGACATCGCCGCGGCGGCTGGTGTCGACCCCTCCGAGCTCGTCTCTTGGCGTGAGCGGTCATTAGCTGACGTGTACCAGGACGGCATATGCGGTGGGACCCTCCTACACCTGAACATCGGTGAAGCGCCGCGTGAAGTCGTCGTTCCGCTTGCTCATCAATCAGCACTTGCCGGCGTGATGCTGGCAACGGAATTCATCGTTGCCGAGGTCCCTGAACTCGCAGCTGCACGGCCGTCCACGATCGAGGCTCGCTACGACCCGCTTGCGGGGCTACCGCAGGTCCTCGCGCGCCCCCGAATGCGCGCCGATGGGTGTCTTTGCGCAGACACGTTCTTCCGCGCCGCCCATCGCGAAAGGACGGCCGGAGGCGACGGGGACGCCGAACCCGAAATGCTCAAGGGTGAGGTGACCTAATTAGGTGGACGCCCTTGAAGAACTCAACCGGCGCGGAACGGCGCTCCTGGCCGAGCTCGCGGCTAACCCTGAAAGCGAGTGCTGGCGCCAGTTCGACGCCCTCTTCTACGAGATCATTTGGCGGTGGATCCGTGCAAACCATGCGACGATGGCAGCCCGCGTCGCCCGGTACCTCCAGGTCGAGTGGATCGGCGGCGTGGATATCCTTCCCGAGGAAGTCGACGAAGTGGCCCACGAGGCCACTAAAGTTGCGCTTCAGCGGGTGCGGAAGAATGCCGCGCGTTTCAACCCGAACAGAGGTACGCCGGTCCAGTGGGTCATAGGCGCCGCCGCTTATGCCTATGTCGACGAGGCAAGGAAGGTTTTGAAGGCGCGCCAACCGGATAAGTTCGTCGCGCTTGGGGATCTCGATGAGCCGCCTGATCCGACCCCGACACCTGAAGAAAGAGTCCTCCGCGGAATGGAGGACACTGCAGCGCTCGATGATGCCGCCCGCCATCTCACCGAGAAGGAGTTCACGGCCATTCGCCTTGTAGTAACGGCCGGATACAGCTACGCCGAAGTGGCGAGGATGATCTTCGGCGATGAAAACATGACGAAGCAGGTCGATGGGCTTCTGACGCGCGCGAAAGCTAAGTTGACCGAAGCATGGGCAAATAGAAAACAACAGGCGCGCACTGACGCAACGCCGACGGCTGCCCGCCGTGCCAAGGAGGAGGGAGACCTATGAGCGAGGGCGTCATCCGTGGGTTACCGGCTGCTCTCGCGGTGCTACTGCGCGACCCGAGTGTGATCGTCCCACAGGACGCGGCGGTCTTCGAGTTGATCGCCGCGTGGGCCAAGGCTCCAACTGCGACAGCAAGCGCCGACGTTATGGTGACATCGGATGGCAAACTATTCGAAACGCTTCGCCGGCAGACTAAAATGACGTCATCGACTATAATGGCGGGTTGCCGTTAGTTCGACCGGACAGCTTGGGTTGCCGCGAAAGGTCACGTCGCGAAACCGACACAGGAGCCGTGCAGTATTGGGCTCCCCTCGAAAAACCATGCAGCATTAATTCTAATCATTCTCCCGATCGCCGCCACTGACGAAGACGGTCGTTAACTTCCGCTTGCGGCAGCCATCGGTTGTTTTCCACCATCCTCCGTAGCGCGGCCGCCGCCTGTTGACGAGGCACGAGGTCGTTGCGAACCAAGAAATCGAGTATCCATAGCGTGCCGTGGACGGGAATGCCTTCCTGTTCGGCTGCCTCACGAAGGCTTTTGTCGCTCGTGACAAGAGTAGCGTGCTCGGCCTTTGCCAGGACGAGGCAAAACAGGTCGGCGCGAGACGGCCCGAGATATCGTTGCGCCAGCGCGACAACTTCCTCGACCTGGTCGCCGGTCAGTTCCCGCTTTTGCAGCCCAAACCGGAGCAGTCTCTCCGCATGCGCTGGTTCCAGTTCTTCTTCCACCACGACATCGGGTGCCAGCCACACGGTCGGGAGTCGGAAGACGTACCGTGTTATCCCGCCTTCGCGCAGGTCAACCAGCAGCGTGGTGTCCGAGACGCACGGCGATGGGAATCCCGCCATGATCGCGTTTGACCTCGCGCTGGAAATCCTTGAACGACATGCCTAGCAATTCTGTCGCGCGGCTCTCTGAAATGGCGCCCTCGGACCAAGCATGCATGACCAACTGCTCGAGGCGCTCCGAACGTTCCGGCGGGTATGGATCTCCCGGCTCTTTGACATGCCACCCTTGTGCCTTAAACGCTTTGAAGAGGGCTAAGGCATCTGCGTCGGTGAGGATGCCAAGATCCTTCGCGCGGTAGATCCAGGCTTGCATGCTAAGTCCGTACTTGTGTTTCAGTAGATGGAGCTCGTACGGCGTGAATGTATGCCGCCGGTCCCCAATCTCAGCCACGGCGGCTTGCCGCGGGACAACAAAGGCGCCGGCAAAACGAAAGGCCATCCTTTCCTCATCGACACCCGGACCGGGTTTGAGAAGAAGATGTCCTAGTTCGTGCGCGAGATTCATCCGCTGACGATCTCCCGGTAGACTCTCTTTTAGCGCAATAACCGGGGTCTGCTTCTCGGGACCGAGCCAAAAGGCGCATGCGTCAAACTTGTGATGCGCATCCACGGCGCCTACCTTGATACCGTGGTCCTCGAGCAGCTTTGTTAGGTTTTCGATTGGGTCGACGCCCACTTGCCAGGCCTTCCGTAGAGCCTCGGCCGCCGTTTCGGTATCAGGCAACTGCCCGATCGCGAACGGAAATCCCTCGGGATACGTGAAGGGTACCTGTCGGCGGGTAAGGGTCTCGATTTCAAGATATCGTTCGAGCCACTCTCGTACCCTGGCGAGCGCGGCCTCCTCTTTGCGTCGCGGAAGAGCGGCACGCTTCCGGAAAACAGGTTGCAGCACAATGTCACTCTTGGGACGCACGAAGTACTCGACTCGGACGCCCAGTGCTTTCGCGAGGCGCAGAAGCACTCCGGACCCCGGCTTGTCTAGGCCGCGCTCATACTTGGAGATTGCCTGAGCGCTCACACCTACACGGTCGGCGAGATCGCGAAGGCTCAGGCCGGCCATGAGACGGGCTTCCTTAATGCGCTCTCCAACCGTCGTAATCACCTCCTGGTTCTCAGATCATAGCGTTCAGTTGACATTCTAGCATAAATTATGCTATTTTGTAAACCGACTAAACAAACCGTCGAGGGACAAGGAGGCTCACGCCATGTCGTTGCCGCAGCATACGCGCACGAAGGAAGGCAACTACCGCAGGGCCAGAGGGGACGAAACAGCGAGAAACCTCGCGAAGGACTACCCCGAGTTCAAATCCGTCGATCCCAGGACCAAGCTCGAGACCTTGCGGAGAAAGTTTCAGGTGACGTCGATCAATGAAGTCCGGCGGGCACTCCGCACGCCAAGAGGGCGACACTTCTGAGTCGATCCGGGGGTGGACAAATTTGGGGGCAGATCGATGAGTAGAAAAGATTAGCGTGCGCTCCTGCACCTTCTGGCAGTGACGGGCCGGGTAACCGGCTTGATCGCGGACGCAGAAGAGCATCGCTGGGGTTGCGTCATGGCCGCGGTCGGTTTGCATTCCATTGCGGAGGGCCTCGGCGGAAACTTCGACTTGGGCCTCACATAACTGGCTCGAACTTCGTCCTTTCGACCGGCTTCTGGATCGGCCGTTGCGGGATGGAGCCTGTGGACCGAGCCCGGTGGGAAAACGGTCTGGCTCGCCCTGGCCGCGATCGCGTCCCTTGCTTCGATCTTCAACGCAACGGTAAAGATACCGGATAGGCTTAAGGAGCAAGAAGAAGCTCATCGGGTATTTCAAGGAATTGCCCTCGATCTAGAAACGTACCAAATGGGCTTCAAGCTTGGGAAGGCTGTGAAAGACTTGCAGAAAGAGTTTGATGACTTACGCGCGCGGTACGTTACGGCGATGCAGAAGAATCGTATTACCTTCGACATTGTCTTGACAAAGGGCCTGCAGACGCAGGCGTATGCGAAAACGTACCGAGAGTTCGGGAAAGGAGACTCAGCTTAGCCATGACCAAGCGTCGCAAAGGACCTACTGGGCCACCTCCTCCAACGCCGCCACGGCCGCAACCACCCGCCCCCCGGGCAACAGAGGAGTAAAGGCTAAATTACTCTCTCCGGGGCGAGATGCCCTAATTCTAACGGGATCAACCCCCCTTAAGTTAAGCGGAGTCTTATCCTAGTCGATTCGAAGCCGTCAAATTCGTTCTGAATCCTGCCCCCGCTACCAACAAAAACCCAGATCAAACCCGCTCCAGCGCGTCGCTGGGGCGGGTTTTCTGCTTTCCGGACATCCCGCAGGAAATGCTCGGAATTGTTGGGAATTGCGCGCCGCATGGAGCCGTTCAGAAAGGACTTCCTTTTGCGCCTGGGGCAGAAATCAAAATGGATAGGCAGACCACCGTTTGGGCTTTGAGTTTCCTCGTGGTTATTGTGGGTCTCGGCGTGTTGGTCTACGTCTTCTTGCGGAAACGAGGTTTGGCACTGCACAACGCCGCTTTGTGGGCTTGCACGATCGCATTTGTCCCGATTGTTATCGCCCTATTCTATTTGGTGTACTTGTTCTTTCACACGTGGGAGTTCTGACCATAGGGGGTGGCGCCGCATGAGCTTATGACAGCCTGAGGAGGGCGAGCTAATGCGACGCTGGCACGAAGAACTGCCGCTTATGCTTTGTCGGTGGCGCGACGAACTTCGCAAGCACGGCCTCGATCCCGCCCCGTACCTTGACGCGTACCGATCCGGAGGATCAGCTTCGGTGGGTATCTGTCACTGCGAGAGAGGACCCGGGGTTCTTCGCAAGCGCGATCCTTGGGACTGCGGCCGCCCGCGTTGCGGTCTGTGTCATTGGTCGAAGGTCCACGGCATTCCCGCTCGAGGCAACCGCGATCGATATGCGATGCAGTTTGAGGCGGCGGCGGTCACGGATGGTCTGTTGGCCAATCACGCCGGCCGGCTCGGTCTCGATGCCTTCCGGTAGAGTTCCTCCCGTGCGTTCGTGGATCTCTGAGAACCCCCGCAACGGTCACTGCTGGCAGCGGCGAGCTCCTTGAAGTCGTATATCCGTGTTTCTTCGACGTTGAAGGTGTCGATGCGGTTGCTGAGGGACTGAACTTCCCGAGCGTCGGGGTTGACGTCGAGATTGAACTGAAATTGCTCCATGACTGAGTTCCCTCGGCCGGCTTCGAATCGGAGTCGGGATTTCTAGGGAGTAGTGATTCGACCTGTCACCTCGGGACAAATCGGGGATCGAAGCGAGGAGGTGCGCGCATGGACGGCGGCGTCCCACAGACTCCCTTCGCGCTCATATCGGGGAGCGCGGGCTGGGGACTGAAGTTTCCCGACGATCTCGGCGAACCCGGCGTCCGCGTCATCGAGCGCGGGCTGACCTTCAACACGCCGTGGGGACCGACGGCGAACTGGCAGGTTATCGAATGCGACGGCAGCGTCACCGTGGACAGCAGGCCCCGGTTGGCGCTCAACGTCTTCGCACACGGCTGGCCGCGCGACACCATCGATCACTCCGTGCACCGAAAGGTGTTCTGGGTGCTGGCTCAAGCCGGCGTCAAGAAGGTCCTGGCCGACAGTACCTGCGGATCGCTCAACCGGGCGCTGCAGCCGCGAGATTACATCGTCACAAGCGACGTCCTTGATCTGGGCCAGACACCGTACTCGACCCTCCCGGGCCGCTTTGCGCACCTCTGCCGGGGCGCGCAGTTGTTCTGTCCCAGCCTCATGGGCGCGCTCGAGGCCGTGGCCCGCGAGCTGTGGCCGGCGCCTGCGCGCGTCTACGGACGGGCGAACCGGATCGTCGCCGCACATACGTGGGGACCGCGTCTAGAGACCCCCGCCGAAGCGCGGGCGCTTCAGCTGCTCGGCGCCGACGCGGCCAACCAGAGTATGGCGCCGGAGGCGGGCAACGCACGGGAAATCGGTGCGTGCTTCGTGAGCGGGTCGTACGTCGTCAACTACGTCGACGGCGTCATCCCCGAGGAGTGGGGTGCGCTCGACACGATCCACGATGAGCTGGGCGCGGTGGCCGCCCGTATCAGTCTTCGAGCCGTCGCCCGCGCAGAGCTCACGCACGCGTGTGGCTGTGGCATCTATCGGACGGCCCGTCCGAGCAAGTACCGGACGGCCGCACAAGCGGAGCCGGCCGGCCGCTGAGGTGCCCGAGTCTCCCCCACAGGCGATCGGCCGTGGGCATCGTATCTCACCTATGGTGGACGGGCGGATCCAACGACGCCGCGAGTCCTCGGTGAGGTGGGCCATGCTGGAATTCATGACCGGGGCGTCCATCCCGGTCACCGGTGTGACGCAGGGCAGGCCGGAATTTTTGGCCACGAAGCACATCGTCAGCTCCAGCCATTATCTGGCCACGATGGCCGGGCTGCGGATGTTCGCGCTCGGCGGAAACGCGGCGGACGCGGGTGTGGCCGCCGGGATCGCGCTCAATGTGCTCGAGCGCCACCTGACCGACTTCGGCGGCGTCGCGCCCATCATGTTTTTCCGGCCCGGAATGCCGCGGCCGGAGACGATCGCCGGGGTGGGATGCTGGCCGCGGCGGCTCACCCTCGAGCGGTACCTCGCCCGGTACGGCGGCGACATGCCCGTCGGCGCGCCGCGCTATGTGACGCCGGCCGCGCCGGACGCCTGGATGACGGCGTTGGCGCGGTACGGCCGCCTGACGCTGCGCGAGGTGCTGCGGCCGGCGTGCGACCTGTGCGACGGCTTCCCGGTCTACGGCCGCCTCGCGCGCACGATCGCCGCCTTGGCGTCGCAGCTGCGCGAATGGCCGGCGAGCGCGCGGGTCTTCCTGCCCAACGGCCGTCCGCCGCAAGTCGGCGAGGTGCTCGTGCAGCGCGAACTGGGCAGCCTGTTCGGACGGCTGATCGACGTGGAGGAGAGCGCCCGGTCGCGCGGACGGGAGGCGGCCATCATGGCCGCCAGGGACGAGGTCTACCACGGCGAGATTGCCCACGCCATCGCCGCGCACGCCGAGCGGACCGGCAGCGAGCTGGATGCGGAAGACCTGGCGGCATACCGTGTCGCGATGGAGCCGTCGGTCTCGTCGCGGTACCGGGACCTGGAGGTGCATGCCTGCGGGCCGTGGTCGCAGGGACCGCTCCTGCCGATGATCTTGAACCTGCTCGAGGGCGAACACGTTCGGAGGCTGGGGCAGGGAAGCGTTGCGCACTTGCACTACCTCATCGAGGCGATCAAAGTCGCGTGCGCCGACCGTGAGGCGTTCTTTGGAGATCCGGCACAGGTCGACGTGCCCATCGCGGGGCTGCTCGACCCCGAGTACGCGGACGAACGGCGGCGGCTCATCGATCCCGCGCGTGCGTGTCCGCGGCTTCCCCTCCCGGGGGATCCCTGGCGGTACGAGGGACGTTCAGGGCCGGCCGGCTACATTCCGGCGCCCGCCGCCGGCGCCGCGCACCCCGATACATCGTTTGTCTGCGCGATGGACGCCGACGGCAACGCCTTCTGCGCGACGCCGTCCGACCCGGGCATGAGCGCGCCGCTGGTCGAGGACCTCGGCATCATCATCTCGACGCGGGGCGCCCAGTTGTGGACCACACCGGGGCATCCCTCGGCCCTGGCACCCCGGAAGCGTCCGCGGCTCACGCCGAACCCGGCCATGCTGCTCGCGTCCGGGCAGGCCGTCATGGCCTTCGGCTGCCCCGGCGGCGACGCGCAGGTTCAGGCGATGGTCCAGGTGGTGTCCGGCGTTCTGGACTTTGGGATGAACGTCCAGGCGGCGATCGAGGCGCCCCGCGTCGTCTCGGCCAGCTTCCCCTCGTCGTTTCATCCCCATCCGTACGAGCCCGGCGTGGTCCGCATCGAGGGCCGCATCCCCACGGAAGTCCGGGACGGGCTCGCCGCGCTCGGCCATACCGTTGAAGCGTTGCCCGACGTCGCGCCGCAAGTGGCCGCCGTCTGCGCGATCCGGCGTCGCGACGGCGGTGTGCTCGAAGGCGGGGCCGACCCACGCCGGGAGAGTTACGCCGCCGGGTGGTGACGGATAGCGGGCGCGGCTACGGACGGTCGTCGCCGGCCGGCGACACCGCGTACCCGGCCGGCGGTTCCGCGCCAAGCAGGTGGCGGACGAAATAGTCCCACCGGCGCCGCACGAAGTACGGCGAATTCACGCAGCCGTGCGGCTCGCTCGGCAGAATCAGGAGGTCGAAGTCCCGGTTCGCCTTGATGAGCGCGTCGACGACCTGAAGCGTCGATGCGGGATGGACGTTCTCATCCATCTCCCCGTGCATCAGCAGCAGTCTTCCCCGGAGCCGGTGCGCCTGCGTGACGTTGGACTGGTCGTGGTAGTGGACGCCGACCGGCAACCCCATGTACCGTTCCACCCACGAGGCTTTGTCCAGGCGGTGATCGTGGTTCCCCGCCGACGAGACCCCAACTTTGTAGAACTCGGGAAACATGAGCATGGCGCGCAGCGACGCGTAGCCGCCCGCGGAGTGACCGTAGATGCCCACGCGATCGGCGTCCAGGTAAGGGTACCGGGCCGCGAGCTGCTTGATGGCCGTCACGTGATCCTCGATTCCGCCGTCACCGAGGTTGCGGTACGAGCGGTCGGCGAAGACCTTCGAGCGGAACGGCATCCCCATGCCGTCGATCATGACCACGGCGAAGCCGAGTTCGGCCAGCGCCTGCGCGTGCCACACGTCGCGGAATTTGTTGGGAACCGACGGCGTCGCGGAGAGCCCCGCGAAGGACGTCGGGGCTTGGTTCGTCTGCGGCCCGGCGTAGATGCTGTCCAGGACCGGCAGCCGCCCGCCGGAGGCGGGGTCGAACCACGACGGACGGAACAGCACCCCGTATACGTCCGTCACCCCGTCCCGGGCCTTCGCGCGAAATCGCTCCGGCGGCGTCCAGCCGCGCTCGTACAGGCGCTCCGCGTCGCCGCGCTCCAGTTCGCAGATCAGCGCGCCGTCCCGCGACCGAAGGACCGTGACCGGCGGCTGGTCGAGGCGCGAGTACGTATCGACGAAGCACGCCCCGGATGGGGCGACGTCGATCTGATGCGTCGCGTCTTCCGGCGTCAATAGTTCCGGTTCGCCGCCGTCGAGGCAGGCGCGGTAGAGATGGTTGAAGTATGGATCGCGCCCCGCCTCGCGGCCCATGGCGCTGAAGTACACATGTCGCGCCCGCTCGTCGACGTGGCACACGCCGGTGACCGACCACTCTCCGGCCGTGACCTGGCGCCGCAGCGTTCCCTGCTCGCCGCCGTACAGGTAGAGGTGCCCCCATCCATCGCGCTGCGAATACCACAGTACCTCCGCGCCCTGGTTGAGCACTTTGATGAGAGGCGGGTTGTGGTGGGCCGGGTGTGGATCGATGCCGGCGTCGCCGCGTTCTTCCACCATCGTGCGCGACACGCCGGACCCGGGGTCGATAGCGAGGAGCCGGTATGACCGGTAGCCCCGCTCCCGGATCACGGCGTAGATCCGCCGTCCGTCCGGGCTCCACCACACCCAGCCGGGCCGCAGCGGCGAGCCATAGGCGCCGTAGTAGAGGAGCGGAATGT of the bacterium genome contains:
- a CDS encoding helix-turn-helix domain-containing protein; translated protein: MITTVGERIKEARLMAGLSLRDLADRVGVSAQAISKYERGLDKPGSGVLLRLAKALGVRVEYFVRPKSDIVLQPVFRKRAALPRRKEEAALARVREWLERYLEIETLTRRQVPFTYPEGFPFAIGQLPDTETAAEALRKAWQVGVDPIENLTKLLEDHGIKVGAVDAHHKFDACAFWLGPEKQTPVIALKESLPGDRQRMNLAHELGHLLLKPGPGVDEERMAFRFAGAFVVPRQAAVAEIGDRRHTFTPYELHLLKHKYGLSMQAWIYRAKDLGILTDADALALFKAFKAQGWHVKEPGDPYPPERSERLEQLVMHAWSEGAISESRATELLGMSFKDFQREVKRDHGGIPIAVRLGHHAAG
- a CDS encoding ThiF family adenylyltransferase — translated: MSLPRFLDRVVDAAAPVLGGIDRSAMRAKLESSSIALVAGDKAAEGAGRAGFLLAANLAARIYPRICLRGPNELIRAAESEIILINPRADMTGGNDTTTPTLSYETVADADAAVSVFARGWNVYVDTTPDDHTPAAASAALAAAAFGMGDLFRLVFAAELGDRGRRRPQPGSLNLVTLGDPQHLPVPAGVEVSTFRLIGVGAIGQATAQTLALSGVRGTMVAVDPEKVVLSNLQRYVLTRDADVDAAKVELVRERLDQSTLQILPVAAIWHADLVEEQLPTLVAVDSAEARIAVQASLPGPIYNAWTQPADIGWSRHEHFGEEPCLACLYWPDRKRPSRHEQIAAAFRQHPLRVLVYLLRRLPVGLPVPPGGIPVVPGLDAPADADRWLQTALVDDIAAAAGVDPSELVSWRERSLADVYQDGICGGTLLHLNIGEAPREVVVPLAHQSALAGVMLATEFIVAEVPELAAARPSTIEARYDPLAGLPQVLARPRMRADGCLCADTFFRAAHRERTAGGDGDAEPEMLKGEVT
- a CDS encoding gamma-glutamyltransferase → MLEFMTGASIPVTGVTQGRPEFLATKHIVSSSHYLATMAGLRMFALGGNAADAGVAAGIALNVLERHLTDFGGVAPIMFFRPGMPRPETIAGVGCWPRRLTLERYLARYGGDMPVGAPRYVTPAAPDAWMTALARYGRLTLREVLRPACDLCDGFPVYGRLARTIAALASQLREWPASARVFLPNGRPPQVGEVLVQRELGSLFGRLIDVEESARSRGREAAIMAARDEVYHGEIAHAIAAHAERTGSELDAEDLAAYRVAMEPSVSSRYRDLEVHACGPWSQGPLLPMILNLLEGEHVRRLGQGSVAHLHYLIEAIKVACADREAFFGDPAQVDVPIAGLLDPEYADERRRLIDPARACPRLPLPGDPWRYEGRSGPAGYIPAPAAGAAHPDTSFVCAMDADGNAFCATPSDPGMSAPLVEDLGIIISTRGAQLWTTPGHPSALAPRKRPRLTPNPAMLLASGQAVMAFGCPGGDAQVQAMVQVVSGVLDFGMNVQAAIEAPRVVSASFPSSFHPHPYEPGVVRIEGRIPTEVRDGLAALGHTVEALPDVAPQVAAVCAIRRRDGGVLEGGADPRRESYAAGW
- a CDS encoding DUF3368 domain-containing protein; this encodes MWLAPDVVVEEELEPAHAERLLRFGLQKRELTGDQVEEVVALAQRYLGPSRADLFCLVLAKAEHATLVTSDKSLREAAEQEGIPVHGTLWILDFLVRNDLVPRQQAAAALRRMVENNRWLPQAEVNDRLRQWRRSGE
- a CDS encoding prolyl oligopeptidase family serine peptidase, with product MPLLPVERYVRAEQFLPWHVSRMLFRTAVEPHWLDEHGRFWYRIRTREGHEFVLVDPERAAREPVFDPARLAAALSQASGSPCDPAALPFDRIELLPPGTALRVEVGETRWEYDLRDHTCRPAHRAAPSDAVASPDRRWNALVRDHNLHVQCANTGEIRALTRDGTSESAYGTPLRSPLRAAGIPEPDAPPAPAVLWAPDSLRFLSFRREPSGSGLYHLVQSVPRDGRRRPALHSYPYPLPGDEDVPTASLVIVDVGSATTRAVADEHIPLLYYGAYGSPLRPGWVWWSPDGRRIYAVIRERGYRSYRLLAIDPGSGVSRTMVEERGDAGIDPHPAHHNPPLIKVLNQGAEVLWYSQRDGWGHLYLYGGEQGTLRRQVTAGEWSVTGVCHVDERARHVYFSAMGREAGRDPYFNHLYRACLDGGEPELLTPEDATHQIDVAPSGACFVDTYSRLDQPPVTVLRSRDGALICELERGDAERLYERGWTPPERFRAKARDGVTDVYGVLFRPSWFDPASGGRLPVLDSIYAGPQTNQAPTSFAGLSATPSVPNKFRDVWHAQALAELGFAVVMIDGMGMPFRSKVFADRSYRNLGDGGIEDHVTAIKQLAARYPYLDADRVGIYGHSAGGYASLRAMLMFPEFYKVGVSSAGNHDHRLDKASWVERYMGLPVGVHYHDQSNVTQAHRLRGRLLLMHGEMDENVHPASTLQVVDALIKANRDFDLLILPSEPHGCVNSPYFVRRRWDYFVRHLLGAEPPAGYAVSPAGDDRP
- a CDS encoding 5'-methylthioadenosine phosphorylase, translated to MDGGVPQTPFALISGSAGWGLKFPDDLGEPGVRVIERGLTFNTPWGPTANWQVIECDGSVTVDSRPRLALNVFAHGWPRDTIDHSVHRKVFWVLAQAGVKKVLADSTCGSLNRALQPRDYIVTSDVLDLGQTPYSTLPGRFAHLCRGAQLFCPSLMGALEAVARELWPAPARVYGRANRIVAAHTWGPRLETPAEARALQLLGADAANQSMAPEAGNAREIGACFVSGSYVVNYVDGVIPEEWGALDTIHDELGAVAARISLRAVARAELTHACGCGIYRTARPSKYRTAAQAEPAGR